In one window of Leptospira sp. WS92.C1 DNA:
- a CDS encoding fatty acid desaturase — protein sequence MKSKPQKKRDLIFSEKKKTSKIIQWIRFWDGKIRGKFPFLSNHQDQIGLSITIGSATGMILCAGLYLTGLIPFWFCIVINAIFASFLHEIEHDLIHNLYYKGNSKIQNFMFWIVWLFRTNTVNPWFRKEIHLLHHKLSGNKQDVEERMIGNGMPFGLKRLFTMIDGNFALVFQGRKVAKDAYSYLRKIKAPRIIGPFREIFFLLWYSFIILNTFHFLNLFMGNPFAKSGFLETFRFVLNSTAVVFLIPNWVRQTSIQIVSSNMHYYGNIPNVYNQTQVLNSWLVFPFHLFCFNFGATHGIHHFVVNQPFYLRQTTAFYVLPAMKKYGIRFNDFKSMFKGNSKDISENEFEFEFEIDKIVDLRAKTLQ from the coding sequence ATGAAATCGAAACCTCAAAAAAAGCGGGATCTGATTTTTTCAGAAAAGAAAAAAACCAGTAAAATCATACAATGGATTCGTTTTTGGGACGGTAAGATTCGCGGAAAATTTCCTTTTCTATCCAATCATCAGGATCAAATTGGATTGAGCATTACGATCGGATCCGCGACAGGCATGATTTTATGTGCGGGTTTGTATCTAACGGGTTTGATTCCTTTCTGGTTTTGCATCGTTATCAACGCGATCTTTGCCTCGTTTTTACACGAGATCGAACACGATCTAATTCATAATCTTTACTACAAAGGAAATTCTAAGATTCAGAATTTTATGTTTTGGATCGTTTGGCTTTTCAGAACCAACACCGTCAATCCTTGGTTTCGAAAAGAAATTCATCTGCTTCATCATAAACTTTCCGGAAACAAACAGGATGTTGAAGAGAGAATGATCGGAAACGGAATGCCATTCGGATTGAAAAGACTGTTCACCATGATCGACGGAAATTTCGCTCTGGTTTTTCAGGGAAGAAAAGTGGCAAAGGACGCATATTCTTATCTCAGAAAGATAAAGGCCCCGAGAATTATCGGCCCTTTCAGAGAGATTTTTTTTCTGCTTTGGTATTCGTTTATCATTTTAAATACATTCCATTTTTTGAATTTATTTATGGGAAATCCATTTGCAAAATCGGGATTTCTTGAAACGTTTCGATTTGTTCTCAATTCGACCGCGGTGGTTTTTCTCATTCCAAACTGGGTTCGTCAAACCTCGATTCAGATCGTTTCGTCGAACATGCATTATTACGGGAATATACCAAACGTTTACAACCAGACCCAGGTTTTAAATTCCTGGCTTGTATTTCCGTTTCATTTGTTTTGTTTCAACTTCGGCGCGACGCATGGAATCCATCACTTTGTGGTCAATCAACCTTTTTACCTAAGACAAACGACGGCCTTTTATGTTTTGCCTGCCATGAAAAAATACGGAATTCGATTTAACGATTTTAAAAGTATGTTCAAGGGAAATTCCAAAGATATATCCGAAAACGAATTCGAATTCGAATTCGAGATCGACAAAATTGTTGATCTTCGAGCCAAAACATTACAATAA
- a CDS encoding ATP-binding protein: protein MRFFFLLILTFVIGDSLFGESPIPIYEKISQLEKTGDIRSFINYLRDSNKQDFKERIFSEDRELDFQKIQSPVFSFGFTSDNIWFYIPLQNDSEKDYYGKFEIYNPYLEEVDIHYRYGREKKYHEILAGSNRIYDEYFPALDFSLKPGETIQIVLRVKSGTPLRIPIVFESEKKYGFTKQLRSIIAGLTLGFGIAMGLYNLSLCFFFRNRSYFYYFMMIFSFTAYLTAWDGLFISLFKPEYGKYYLSVSLILVFSSTLFLYLFAFAFLYPEKKNRKVNIVSFVYIILNLFLIPASVFKPVWSNHVSYYWALANNLLIVYLCYLRIREGSSSAKVLLLIHLIFPIAGVITNLSANGAISIGYLSLYILKIAFITQTILFSIMLVQRIKELEFRLKEGLQSEIHKNIVLLKKEIQQRRETEWELIQAKEVAEKASLVKSSFLANMSHEIRTPMNGVLGMVQLLRTTKLSEEQKEYAKILSGSAKSLLQIINDILDFSKIEAGKIVLDKEVFSIRSVLDEIHDLLSPLAKRKKIALQLEGESEIQDFVLGDQLRLRQILWNLAGNGIKFTNYGGVLLKVSQKKISEDNVSIEFTVADSGIGIPQDKQKQIFDAFSQTDSSTARRFGGSGLGLSITKQLVELQGGTLTVESKEGKGSTFSFSIVYEIPSASEIETIFEPKDNGELEVLYSGQIIKKLKILVAEDNETNCLLIERVLKKLGYDPFVVHNGREVIERMQVDTFDLILMDIHMPEVDGIEATGWIRSRQQNSEIPIIIALTADAIESSKEKYIALGMNGCLIKPLDLMTLKKTLDYWSEYLESHYWKL from the coding sequence ATGAGATTCTTTTTCTTACTTATCCTGACGTTTGTGATAGGCGATTCTTTGTTCGGAGAATCGCCTATTCCGATTTATGAAAAAATATCCCAGCTTGAAAAAACAGGGGACATTCGTTCTTTTATAAATTACTTAAGAGATAGCAACAAACAAGATTTTAAAGAAAGAATTTTTTCAGAAGATCGTGAACTTGATTTTCAAAAAATTCAATCCCCAGTGTTTTCTTTTGGATTTACGTCGGATAATATTTGGTTTTACATTCCGTTGCAAAATGATTCCGAAAAAGACTACTACGGTAAATTCGAAATTTATAATCCGTATCTGGAAGAAGTGGACATTCATTATCGATATGGACGAGAAAAAAAGTATCATGAGATTTTAGCGGGTTCAAATCGTATTTATGACGAATATTTTCCCGCACTGGATTTTTCTCTAAAACCGGGAGAAACGATTCAAATCGTTCTTAGAGTCAAAAGCGGAACACCTCTTCGGATTCCGATAGTTTTCGAATCGGAAAAAAAATACGGATTTACAAAACAACTTAGATCAATCATTGCGGGTTTGACTCTTGGATTTGGAATTGCAATGGGTTTATATAACCTGTCCTTATGTTTCTTTTTTAGAAACAGATCTTATTTTTATTACTTTATGATGATATTCTCCTTTACCGCTTATTTGACAGCTTGGGATGGATTGTTTATTTCCCTATTTAAACCGGAATACGGAAAATATTATCTATCAGTCAGTCTGATTTTGGTGTTTTCATCCACTTTGTTTTTATATTTATTCGCTTTTGCATTTTTATATCCTGAAAAAAAGAATCGAAAGGTAAATATCGTTTCCTTTGTTTATATCATTTTAAATCTTTTTTTAATTCCTGCGTCGGTTTTCAAACCCGTTTGGTCAAATCATGTTTCCTATTATTGGGCTCTTGCAAATAATTTGCTCATCGTTTATTTGTGTTATTTACGGATTCGAGAGGGCTCCAGTTCCGCAAAAGTTCTGTTGTTAATTCATTTGATCTTTCCGATCGCAGGTGTTATCACGAATTTGAGCGCAAACGGTGCTATATCCATCGGTTATCTTTCTTTATATATTCTAAAAATTGCATTTATCACTCAAACCATTCTGTTTTCAATTATGCTCGTTCAGAGAATTAAGGAATTGGAATTTAGACTTAAAGAGGGGTTGCAATCCGAAATTCATAAAAATATAGTTCTTCTCAAAAAAGAAATTCAACAAAGAAGAGAAACCGAATGGGAGCTGATTCAAGCAAAGGAAGTCGCCGAAAAAGCCTCTTTAGTAAAAAGCAGTTTTCTCGCCAACATGAGTCATGAAATACGAACTCCTATGAACGGCGTTTTGGGAATGGTCCAATTATTGAGGACTACGAAATTAAGCGAAGAGCAAAAGGAGTATGCAAAAATCCTTTCCGGCTCCGCAAAATCTTTGCTTCAGATCATCAATGATATTCTTGATTTTTCCAAAATCGAGGCTGGTAAAATCGTATTGGATAAGGAAGTTTTTTCGATTCGATCGGTTTTAGATGAAATTCACGATCTTTTATCTCCGCTCGCTAAAAGAAAGAAGATTGCCTTACAGCTTGAGGGTGAATCTGAGATTCAAGATTTTGTTTTGGGAGATCAGTTAAGACTCAGACAAATTTTATGGAATCTCGCAGGTAACGGAATCAAATTTACAAATTACGGCGGGGTGCTTTTGAAAGTTTCTCAAAAGAAAATTTCCGAAGATAACGTTTCCATCGAGTTTACCGTAGCAGATTCCGGAATCGGAATTCCTCAGGATAAACAAAAACAAATTTTTGACGCCTTTTCCCAGACAGATTCCTCTACTGCGAGACGATTCGGAGGTTCCGGATTGGGTTTAAGTATTACAAAACAACTTGTGGAGCTGCAAGGCGGTACATTGACCGTCGAAAGCAAGGAGGGTAAGGGTTCTACGTTTAGTTTTTCCATCGTATATGAGATACCCTCCGCTTCCGAGATCGAAACGATTTTCGAACCGAAGGATAACGGAGAGTTGGAGGTATTGTATTCGGGACAGATTATCAAAAAACTCAAGATACTTGTGGCTGAGGACAATGAAACGAATTGTCTTTTGATCGAAAGGGTTCTTAAAAAACTTGGTTATGATCCTTTCGTGGTGCATAACGGAAGAGAAGTGATCGAAAGAATGCAAGTGGATACTTTCGATTTAATTCTGATGGATATTCATATGCCCGAAGTTGATGGTATCGAGGCTACAGGATGGATCCGTTCCCGACAACAGAATTCCGAAATTCCAATCATAATCGCTCTGACTGCCGATGCAATCGAAAGCAGTAAAGAAAAATACATTGCCCTAGGAATGAATGGTTGTCTGATCAAACCGCTGGATTTGATGACTTTAAAAAAGACATTGGATTATTGGTCAGAATACTTAGAAAGTCATTATTGGAAATTATAG
- a CDS encoding ClpP family protease — MEATQFYPVAQIESLYLEQRKVFLWGEVNDNSARYLIDRFLYLESVDPTRPITLYIHSPGGSTYAGLAILDVMKNVRSPVYTHCLGMAMSFGAVLLLSGDKGNRVAYPHSKILIHQPHVMGEFKGPAEDIRIFAESVKREKDLLNRIMADATGQPLDRMIRDTDRDSWFSAQEALEYGMIDKIIGQ, encoded by the coding sequence ATGGAAGCCACTCAATTTTATCCCGTTGCACAGATTGAATCCCTATATCTTGAACAGAGAAAAGTTTTTCTCTGGGGTGAGGTGAATGATAACTCCGCAAGATATCTGATCGATCGTTTTTTATATTTGGAATCAGTGGATCCGACCAGACCGATCACACTTTACATTCATTCTCCCGGTGGATCGACTTACGCCGGTTTGGCGATCCTAGACGTTATGAAAAATGTTCGTTCTCCCGTTTACACGCATTGTTTAGGAATGGCAATGTCTTTCGGAGCGGTTTTGTTGCTTTCAGGGGATAAAGGGAACCGTGTGGCTTATCCTCATAGTAAGATTTTGATTCATCAACCGCATGTGATGGGCGAATTCAAAGGTCCTGCGGAAGACATTCGGATTTTTGCCGAGTCCGTAAAAAGGGAAAAAGACCTTCTAAATCGAATTATGGCGGATGCGACGGGACAACCTTTAGATCGTATGATTCGGGATACGGATCGTGATTCTTGGTTTTCGGCACAGGAAGCACTGGAATACGGAATGATCGATAAGATTATCGGACAGTAA
- a CDS encoding RNA polymerase sigma factor, which yields MKDKSYIELLKKAKSGDSHAWTYLQNRFSRFALQIALKILKDEDLSQDIVQESFWELYQNLEKIRTLEAFPSLLKKALIKHGDRIRRKKEYQTLVFTDCQRIDPKGKEIHSTFFEKESSDTVLKNITMLEPEDQNLIELHYYRNFTLDEISKIQGQSLSSIKKRHLKLKSILRSQIGEGFRPEACFHLLAAA from the coding sequence ATGAAAGACAAATCCTATATAGAACTTTTGAAAAAAGCAAAGTCCGGAGATTCTCATGCCTGGACGTATTTACAGAATCGTTTTTCTCGTTTTGCACTTCAGATCGCACTCAAAATCCTCAAAGACGAAGACTTATCCCAGGACATAGTCCAGGAATCTTTTTGGGAACTTTATCAAAACTTGGAAAAGATCCGAACGTTGGAAGCATTTCCGAGCTTACTCAAAAAAGCCTTGATCAAACACGGAGATCGAATTCGGAGAAAAAAAGAATATCAAACTCTTGTCTTTACGGATTGCCAGCGGATCGATCCAAAAGGGAAAGAAATTCATTCTACTTTTTTCGAGAAAGAGTCTTCCGATACGGTTCTCAAAAATATAACGATGCTGGAACCGGAAGATCAAAATTTGATCGAGCTGCATTACTATCGAAATTTCACATTAGACGAAATTTCAAAAATCCAAGGTCAGTCTCTTTCCTCGATTAAAAAAAGGCATCTCAAACTAAAGAGTATTTTAAGATCGCAAATCGGAGAAGGTTTTAGACCGGAAGCGTGTTTTCATTTGTTAGCGGCTGCGTGA
- a CDS encoding helix-turn-helix domain-containing protein, whose product MYKQNKKFPERLKKLIDALGLSQAEFSRSIDLKPAFISDLIKERAKSFSQESLLRLRMEHDVNPLWLIAGEGEMFISQKEIKSDRETDRYRMILRKLKTRPRIEVLLESLLEIPDSELEALSVVVEKFRKKK is encoded by the coding sequence ATGTATAAACAGAATAAAAAATTTCCAGAGAGATTGAAGAAATTGATAGACGCCCTTGGGCTTTCTCAAGCGGAATTTTCAAGATCAATCGATTTAAAACCCGCCTTTATCAGCGATTTGATCAAAGAAAGGGCTAAGAGTTTTTCGCAAGAATCGCTGTTGCGCCTTCGAATGGAACACGATGTGAACCCTCTGTGGTTGATTGCCGGGGAAGGTGAGATGTTTATTTCTCAGAAAGAGATCAAATCGGATCGAGAAACGGATCGTTATCGAATGATTCTTAGAAAGCTCAAAACACGGCCTCGTATTGAAGTGTTACTTGAGAGTCTTTTAGAAATTCCCGATTCTGAGTTGGAAGCATTGAGCGTTGTCGTGGAGAAATTTCGAAAAAAGAAATAG
- the rsgA gene encoding ribosome small subunit-dependent GTPase A, translating to MSQSNSILTSYGWDPNLYLSEPLTNLTPGRVVSVYGEYSKILTESGELRGVASGTLLSSGETFVTGDWILVREIEGDDLCIIETVLPRKTLLKRANPSNRKQSQAIASNVDLLLVIMGLDNDFSPRRIERYLFLAKISGADIAIILNKKDLCKDPESKLSEIRQISGDVSVEMISALDLTQTKTILQFIAPGETIAFLGSSGVGKSTIINSLLGSQIQKTNEVKQSDGTGKHTTTHRELFLLEKGGILMDNPGIREVGLFSGSEEGEIDEIFPEIAEVALSCRFRDCSHMGEPGCEVASAIQNGKIKEERYSSYLKLSRELRAIKALTDSQEAKKKKQKDKEMAKALQKRLKEKGRM from the coding sequence ATGTCACAATCAAATTCAATACTGACATCGTATGGCTGGGATCCGAATTTATATCTTTCGGAACCCTTGACAAATCTAACTCCGGGCCGAGTTGTTTCGGTTTATGGGGAATATTCTAAAATTCTAACGGAATCTGGAGAATTGAGGGGGGTCGCTTCAGGAACATTGCTGTCTTCGGGCGAAACCTTCGTTACCGGAGATTGGATTCTTGTTCGAGAAATCGAGGGCGATGATCTTTGTATCATAGAAACCGTTCTTCCGAGAAAAACTTTATTAAAGAGGGCGAATCCTAGTAATCGAAAACAATCTCAAGCAATCGCGTCTAATGTAGATTTGTTGCTCGTGATCATGGGTTTGGACAATGATTTTAGTCCAAGAAGAATAGAACGTTATCTCTTCTTGGCAAAGATCAGCGGAGCGGATATTGCGATCATTTTGAATAAAAAGGATCTTTGCAAGGATCCTGAATCAAAATTATCGGAAATTCGGCAAATCTCGGGAGACGTTTCCGTGGAGATGATATCCGCATTGGATCTTACGCAGACCAAAACGATTCTTCAGTTCATAGCACCAGGAGAAACGATCGCATTTTTAGGATCTTCCGGTGTGGGTAAGTCAACTATCATCAATTCGTTGTTAGGTTCTCAGATTCAGAAAACGAACGAGGTCAAACAGTCGGATGGAACGGGAAAGCATACCACCACTCATAGAGAATTATTTCTTCTCGAAAAAGGAGGAATTCTTATGGACAACCCCGGAATTAGAGAGGTCGGACTTTTTTCCGGAAGTGAGGAAGGAGAGATCGATGAAATTTTTCCCGAAATCGCCGAAGTGGCTTTGAGCTGTCGTTTTAGAGATTGTTCGCATATGGGAGAACCCGGATGTGAAGTTGCAAGCGCGATCCAAAACGGAAAAATCAAAGAGGAACGTTATTCTTCTTATTTAAAACTATCGAGAGAATTGCGGGCGATCAAAGCCCTAACCGATTCTCAAGAAGCTAAAAAGAAAAAACAAAAGGATAAGGAAATGGCCAAGGCTCTTCAAAAAAGACTAAAAGAAAAAGGAAGAATGTAA
- a CDS encoding GMC oxidoreductase → MKKYEAVVIGTGFGGAINGCRLSKKWPGQVLILERGKRYPKGSFPRSPHDMSKNFWNVPEENRSKFRPGKLSKLDQTGLFDIRNYPKMDVVLSAGLGGGSLIYANVFLEPPDHIFDERWPANVKKKSLISYYKIVKDVLGSRPIPQNNEPRRKIVRTELYQKFAKSVGRESKLADINVFFGNDFKKPTEIGLQEKNKYGAVQTSCTYCGECDVGCNTHSKNTLDLNYLFVAENKYKADIRTEHLVNKIVPLAPDGSDNPSYHGEHGYRVYFINLSGGLKELVNVVTKRVVISAGTLGSTELLLKCKQEFKTLPDVSDYLGKQFSGNGDFLSFAIKGKEPADPNYGPVITQYTDYNLYKNFDSKKAFVLEDASYPVFASYFVEAAIPWFLKIGFFFHMFGEIFKRFLNGKLFGKIGYLMGELLKGDVSYTSLVLLCMGVDRSDGTMILDRKRGIQIVWPQKNSMSLYEAILDVTKNFASYVKAKSHFPLPTWAWPIRNNVSVHPLGGCILGNSKANAVTSADSKTFGQVFSYQGLYVADGSLAPTAIGANPSMTISALSERVAEGITGIKPTAKL, encoded by the coding sequence ATGAAGAAATACGAAGCTGTTGTGATCGGAACCGGTTTTGGCGGTGCCATAAACGGTTGTAGATTGAGTAAAAAATGGCCTGGGCAAGTATTAATCTTAGAAAGAGGTAAACGTTATCCAAAAGGCTCCTTTCCCCGTTCTCCACACGATATGTCTAAGAATTTTTGGAACGTTCCCGAGGAGAATCGATCCAAGTTTCGTCCCGGAAAACTTTCAAAATTGGATCAAACCGGCTTATTTGACATTCGAAATTATCCGAAAATGGACGTTGTGTTGTCTGCCGGACTCGGCGGCGGATCGTTGATTTACGCCAATGTTTTTCTCGAACCGCCGGATCATATTTTCGACGAAAGATGGCCCGCGAATGTTAAAAAGAAAAGTCTAATATCATATTATAAAATCGTAAAAGACGTTTTAGGATCAAGGCCAATTCCTCAAAATAACGAACCTCGTCGAAAAATCGTTCGAACTGAATTGTATCAGAAGTTTGCAAAATCGGTAGGAAGGGAATCCAAACTTGCGGATATCAACGTGTTTTTTGGAAATGATTTCAAAAAGCCGACGGAAATCGGCCTTCAAGAAAAAAATAAGTATGGAGCGGTTCAGACTTCTTGTACTTACTGCGGCGAATGTGATGTCGGTTGTAATACACATTCTAAAAACACTCTGGATCTAAATTATCTGTTTGTTGCGGAGAATAAATACAAGGCCGACATACGAACCGAACATCTCGTAAATAAAATTGTTCCTTTGGCGCCGGACGGATCGGACAATCCTTCCTATCACGGAGAACACGGATATCGTGTCTATTTTATAAATTTATCCGGAGGTTTAAAGGAGCTCGTAAATGTTGTGACTAAGAGAGTCGTGATATCGGCCGGAACATTAGGAAGTACTGAACTTCTTCTTAAATGTAAGCAGGAATTTAAAACTCTTCCGGACGTTTCGGATTATCTCGGAAAACAATTTTCCGGTAACGGGGATTTTTTATCATTTGCGATCAAAGGAAAAGAACCTGCTGATCCAAATTACGGTCCCGTCATCACTCAATACACGGATTATAATTTGTATAAGAATTTCGATTCTAAAAAAGCGTTTGTTTTGGAGGATGCAAGTTATCCGGTTTTTGCTTCCTATTTTGTAGAGGCGGCGATTCCTTGGTTTCTAAAAATCGGATTTTTCTTTCATATGTTCGGTGAAATTTTCAAACGTTTTTTAAACGGAAAACTTTTTGGAAAAATCGGTTATCTGATGGGGGAATTGTTAAAAGGGGACGTTTCTTATACATCATTGGTTTTACTTTGTATGGGAGTCGATCGTTCCGATGGGACGATGATTTTGGATCGCAAAAGAGGAATTCAGATTGTCTGGCCTCAAAAGAACAGCATGTCTTTGTATGAAGCGATTTTAGACGTTACGAAAAATTTTGCCTCTTATGTAAAAGCAAAATCCCACTTTCCTCTGCCCACTTGGGCTTGGCCAATTCGGAACAATGTTTCCGTGCACCCTCTTGGTGGCTGTATTCTTGGAAATTCGAAAGCCAATGCTGTGACTTCCGCGGATTCCAAAACGTTTGGCCAGGTCTTTTCTTACCAAGGTCTATACGTTGCCGATGGAAGTTTGGCTCCCACCGCGATCGGTGCCAATCCTTCTATGACGATTTCGGCTCTTTCGGAAAGAGTCGCTGAAGGGATCACCGGGATTAAACCCACGGCAAAACTTTAA
- a CDS encoding cation diffusion facilitator family transporter, with protein sequence MGHHHSHSHSQDHSHGHDHGNSSRTLVIAMFFNLLYAAAEAGIGIWSGSLALISDAGHNLMDVSSLILAWIAIKLQGRGPSPGFTYGWKKSSILVSLLNSILIFGTVGFIFYESIEKLSNPTQVPGGMIALVALAGVFVNFGSSFLFHQSKDNDLNMKGAYLHLLADGLVSLGVIVSGLLIQWFGYYWIDPATGILVGLVILYGNVPLFKESLRLSLDSTPDTIHSEMVEKELKMIDGVLNIHHIHIWSLSTTENALTAHLVLKNDLSSERQRVIKSTAREILKKLRIAHVTLETEEERFNCGQIDCS encoded by the coding sequence ATGGGACATCATCACTCACACAGCCACTCTCAAGATCATTCCCATGGTCATGATCACGGAAATTCGAGCAGAACTCTCGTGATTGCGATGTTCTTCAATCTTCTCTATGCCGCTGCGGAAGCCGGAATCGGAATCTGGTCCGGATCTCTCGCCCTCATCTCGGATGCGGGTCATAATCTTATGGACGTAAGTTCTTTGATTCTTGCATGGATTGCGATTAAATTGCAGGGACGAGGACCTTCACCCGGATTTACATACGGCTGGAAAAAATCCTCCATCTTAGTGAGTCTTCTCAATTCGATTTTGATTTTCGGAACCGTAGGTTTTATCTTTTACGAGTCGATTGAAAAACTATCCAATCCGACTCAAGTTCCCGGTGGAATGATCGCGCTCGTCGCTCTCGCGGGTGTTTTTGTAAATTTCGGCTCTTCCTTTTTGTTCCACCAATCCAAAGACAACGACTTAAACATGAAAGGGGCCTATCTACATCTGCTTGCGGACGGATTGGTATCCTTAGGAGTAATCGTTTCGGGGCTTTTGATTCAATGGTTCGGTTACTACTGGATCGATCCAGCCACGGGAATTTTAGTAGGTTTGGTTATCCTCTATGGAAACGTTCCGCTTTTTAAAGAAAGTCTGCGTTTGAGTTTGGATTCTACACCCGATACGATTCACTCCGAAATGGTCGAAAAAGAACTCAAGATGATCGACGGAGTATTGAATATTCATCATATTCATATCTGGTCTTTGAGTACCACCGAAAACGCTCTCACGGCTCATTTGGTTTTAAAAAATGACCTTTCCTCCGAAAGACAGAGAGTTATCAAATCGACAGCAAGAGAAATTCTTAAAAAATTAAGGATCGCTCACGTAACTTTGGAGACGGAAGAAGAACGCTTTAACTGCGGTCAAATTGACTGTAGTTAA
- a CDS encoding PaaI family thioesterase, whose amino-acid sequence MPATDTSTQVYKELRKMTEKMAKEYGLNLEIPPKSFKEMKGEFLEIEPKKILVRFPYDARFATPIGVFQGGMLCTALDNTYGPLSYITAKKPCVTTDLSTQFFRSFGPKDEYIEIEAKVIAKSPVMLTMQAEVRNPKKKLIATSTTSMLILQDSMLKRMTSRQEED is encoded by the coding sequence ATGCCGGCAACTGATACGAGTACACAAGTATATAAAGAACTCAGAAAGATGACAGAGAAAATGGCGAAAGAATACGGTTTGAACCTTGAGATTCCGCCGAAATCATTTAAAGAAATGAAAGGGGAGTTTTTGGAAATAGAGCCGAAAAAAATTCTCGTTCGTTTTCCGTATGATGCCCGTTTTGCGACTCCGATCGGGGTGTTTCAAGGCGGAATGCTTTGTACCGCATTGGACAATACATACGGTCCTCTTTCTTATATTACCGCTAAAAAACCTTGTGTAACCACGGATCTTTCCACTCAATTTTTTCGATCGTTTGGACCTAAAGACGAATACATCGAGATCGAGGCAAAAGTGATAGCAAAGTCTCCCGTGATGCTTACGATGCAGGCAGAGGTTAGAAACCCTAAAAAGAAACTCATCGCGACTTCCACAACAAGCATGTTGATTTTACAAGATTCTATGTTAAAAAGAATGACGAGCAGACAAGAAGAAGATTGA
- a CDS encoding TetR/AcrR family transcriptional regulator translates to MKPAGDTKEKIINLARNYFQSVGFQSFSFQNIADDLGIRKASIHYHYPSKEELGLNLLDIFYNDFEKYTRSLKERPPRVRLFSLFKLYKSYSGENGKICPFGVVGSEYHVLAQSIRDRALVLHNQHRDFLIQTLNDGVKDGSFILPLNVKETTDLFMSVIQGAMQVSRIRKEREYFPKMIKSLKSIIQIKEHKNAGN, encoded by the coding sequence ATGAAACCCGCCGGAGATACAAAGGAGAAGATCATAAATCTCGCTAGAAATTATTTTCAGAGTGTAGGTTTTCAATCTTTCAGTTTTCAGAATATCGCTGATGACCTTGGGATCAGAAAAGCTAGTATACATTACCATTATCCTTCCAAGGAAGAATTGGGTTTGAACCTATTGGATATCTTTTATAATGATTTTGAAAAATATACTCGCAGTTTAAAAGAGAGACCGCCAAGGGTCAGGTTGTTTAGTCTTTTTAAACTTTATAAAAGTTACTCGGGCGAGAACGGAAAGATTTGTCCCTTTGGAGTTGTTGGCAGTGAATATCACGTATTGGCTCAATCGATTCGAGATAGAGCCCTTGTTTTGCACAATCAACATAGGGATTTTTTGATTCAAACTTTAAATGATGGAGTTAAGGACGGATCCTTTATTTTACCCTTGAACGTAAAGGAAACCACGGATCTTTTTATGTCTGTGATTCAGGGTGCGATGCAGGTTTCCAGAATCCGAAAGGAAAGGGAATATTTTCCGAAAATGATTAAAAGTCTTAAATCGATAATTCAAATTAAGGAGCATAAAAATGCCGGCAACTGA